In Xiphophorus maculatus strain JP 163 A chromosome 15, X_maculatus-5.0-male, whole genome shotgun sequence, the following are encoded in one genomic region:
- the ostm1 gene encoding osteopetrosis-associated transmembrane protein 1, protein MSLHRYNLGLLLIILNIYSLGLIDALNATASDSAANPLQAPSDHSHGSSAVVSSPVYKPAVDSSYWINLLSSFPDDLEFSEYCTELLRLFGQRYVAFVNCLVPAARPVRVCQNCSPGYSSLSEVFLNISSDKLGPANESCRDSILRSDRLMLVFLLYGSLDTIWKKSNCKQCVTTDLTGPNNDTLYYLTLLNQTITCFEKYKEGNHTELCKNCKNAYKGLNDLYSGMEKNSTLCIDLEDSMNMTRKLWSKNFACSLPREETIPVIAVSSFMLFLPIIFYLSSFLHSEQKKRKLIHPKRAKSHTSLMNIQDKQS, encoded by the exons ATGTCGCTGCACAGATATAATCTGGGTCTTCTACTTAtaattctaaatatttattctctTGGACTTATTGATGCCTTGAACGCCACCGCTTCGGATTCAGCTGCAAACCCGCTACAAGCTCCCAGTGATCACAGCCACGGCTCCTCTGCCGTGGTCAGCTCGCCTGTTTACAAGCCTGCTGTGGACTCTTCGTACTGGATCAATCTGCTGTCCTCCTTCCCCGATGACCTGGAGTTCAGCGAGTACTGCACAGAGCTGCTCCGGCTGTTCGGTCAGCGGTATGTAGCTTTTGTGAACTGCCTGGTTCCTGCTGCTCGACCCGTCAGAGTGTGCCAGAACTGCTCCCCAGGGTATAGCAGCCTCTCCGAAGTCTTCCTCAACATCTCATCAGACAag TTGGGTCCTGCTAATGAGAGTTGTAGGGACAGCATTCTGCGCAGTGACCGACTGATGCTCGTCTTCCTTCTCTACGGCAGCCTGGATACCATTTGGAAAAAATCAAATTGTAAAC AATGTGTCACTACGGATTTAACAGGCCCGAACAATGACACACTTTATTACCTGACTCTTCTCAATCAAACCATCACCTGTTTTGAGAAGTATAAAGAG GGTAACCATACAGAACTgtgcaaaaactgtaaaaatgctTATAAGGGACTGAATGACTTGTACAGTGGAATGGAGAAGAATAGCACCCTGTGTATTGACTTGGAGGATTCG ATGAATATGACCCGGAAGCTCTGGAGCAAGAACTTCGCTTGCTCCTTACCTCGCGAGGAGACGATTCCTGTCATTGCTGTGTccagttttatgctttttctgCCCATCATCTTCTACTTGAGCAGCTTCCTTCACTCGGAACAAAAGAAACGCAAGCTCATACACC cCAAGCGAGCAAAGTCACACACCAGCCTGATGAACATTCAGGACaaacaaagctga